A window of Rhodospirillaceae bacterium contains these coding sequences:
- a CDS encoding type II toxin-antitoxin system RatA family toxin encodes MPSHQEYKYLPYTPQQLFELVADVEKYPEFLPWCLACKIMKQTPNFIEANMIVGFKMVKERFMTRVYLKREEFIIDIEYLHGPFEYLENRWRFIAKENGGCNLDFTIRYQFRSSLLQTLSAIFFAEAMRKLTNAFEKRAYQLYHIRNT; translated from the coding sequence ATGCCCTCTCATCAAGAATATAAATATTTGCCTTACACTCCCCAGCAACTGTTTGAATTGGTTGCTGATGTTGAGAAATACCCAGAATTTTTACCCTGGTGTTTGGCTTGTAAAATCATGAAACAAACCCCAAACTTTATCGAAGCCAACATGATTGTGGGCTTCAAAATGGTCAAGGAACGGTTCATGACACGCGTTTACTTAAAACGTGAAGAATTTATTATTGATATAGAGTATCTCCATGGGCCATTTGAATATTTAGAAAATAGGTGGCGTTTTATTGCTAAAGAGAATGGTGGCTGTAATTTAGATTTTACCATTCGTTATCAATTTCGTTCCAGCCTATTGCAAACTTTGTCTGCCATTTTCTTTGCGGAAGCTATGCGTAAATTGACCAACGCATTTGAGAAGCGAGCGTACCAATTATATCACATCAGAAACACCTAA
- the eno gene encoding phosphopyruvate hydratase: MTAIRAIKARQIFDSRGNPTVEAEVFLESGLSGIASVPSGASTGQHEAVEKRDKTKAFGGKSVFQAIDSIKGEIFDVVSGIEAQEQSLVDQQMIQLDGTANKSRLGANAILAVSLATAKAAAAELKLPLYRYLGGINACVLPIPFINIINGGAHADNKLDFQEFMIVPVGANSFHQALQMANETFHHLKELLRQKSFSTMVGDEGGFAPLISDPKQILNLITQAIEKSGYKAGTEMGLALDIAASEFFKDNKYHLTGFKKVLDANGLVQLYKDLSQEFPIISIEDGMAEDDWNGWDLLTKTLGNRMQLVGDDLFVTNTARLIRGIEKDIANAILVKPNQIGTLTETLSVIRLAQKSSYKTIISHRSGETEDTTIADLAVAVNAGQIKTGSMSRTDRLAKYNQLLRIEEQLGKAAVFAGKKSLFFPLPTGYSDT; this comes from the coding sequence ATGACGGCCATTCGGGCAATAAAGGCTAGACAAATTTTTGATAGCCGTGGCAATCCAACGGTAGAAGCTGAGGTTTTTTTAGAAAGTGGTCTTTCAGGGATAGCTTCTGTCCCTTCAGGTGCGTCAACAGGCCAGCATGAAGCAGTTGAAAAAAGGGATAAAACCAAAGCATTCGGTGGAAAAAGTGTTTTTCAGGCAATTGACTCCATTAAAGGGGAAATATTCGATGTTGTTTCTGGCATAGAAGCCCAAGAACAGTCACTGGTTGACCAGCAGATGATCCAACTAGATGGTACAGCGAATAAATCAAGGTTAGGGGCTAATGCGATCTTAGCAGTCAGCCTGGCAACCGCAAAAGCAGCCGCAGCAGAACTTAAGCTTCCCCTCTATAGGTATTTGGGTGGTATCAATGCGTGTGTGCTGCCGATCCCTTTTATCAATATTATTAACGGTGGTGCCCATGCCGATAATAAACTCGATTTTCAGGAATTTATGATTGTTCCTGTCGGTGCCAATTCCTTCCATCAAGCCCTACAAATGGCCAATGAAACTTTTCACCACTTAAAAGAATTATTGCGTCAAAAATCTTTTTCGACAATGGTGGGGGATGAAGGAGGGTTTGCCCCTCTGATATCTGATCCTAAACAAATCTTAAATTTGATAACCCAAGCGATTGAAAAATCTGGATATAAAGCAGGAACGGAAATGGGTTTGGCCTTAGATATTGCAGCCAGTGAATTTTTTAAAGATAACAAATATCATTTGACTGGGTTTAAAAAAGTTTTGGATGCAAACGGGTTGGTGCAGTTATATAAAGATTTAAGCCAAGAATTTCCGATCATTTCCATCGAGGATGGGATGGCAGAAGATGATTGGAACGGCTGGGACCTTTTAACGAAAACCTTGGGAAATCGCATGCAGCTTGTTGGTGATGATTTATTTGTGACCAATACTGCTAGGTTAATTAGAGGCATTGAAAAAGATATTGCGAATGCCATTTTAGTAAAGCCTAATCAGATTGGCACCTTAACAGAAACTTTATCGGTTATTAGGTTAGCTCAAAAATCTTCGTATAAAACCATCATTTCCCATCGTTCCGGAGAAACTGAAGATACGACTATTGCAGATTTAGCAGTAGCTGTTAATGCCGGACAAATTAAAACGGGTTCTATGTCTAGAACAGATCGTTTGGCGAAATATAACCAATTGTTACGGATTGAAGAACAATTGGGTAAAGCCGCTGTATTTGCAGGCAAAAAATCCCTTTTCTTTCCCTTGCCGACAGGATATTCTGATACGTAA
- a CDS encoding septum formation initiator family protein, which translates to MQVRILSNFTSRKLTRHIIGAGLVVYLLYHAFEGERGLYRWFMLKQEVRETNSLAHQIASEKNILQNRVTRLSPETLDLDLLEEQVRIILNFAAADEIVVINPSNP; encoded by the coding sequence ATGCAAGTAAGGATTTTGTCTAATTTTACCTCACGGAAATTAACCCGCCATATTATTGGTGCAGGCTTAGTGGTATACCTTCTTTACCACGCTTTCGAAGGGGAGAGAGGCTTATATCGTTGGTTTATGCTGAAACAAGAGGTTAGGGAGACAAACAGTTTAGCCCATCAAATTGCTTCAGAAAAAAATATTCTACAGAATCGCGTTACACGTTTAAGCCCTGAAACTCTTGATTTAGATTTACTAGAAGAACAAGTAAGAATTATTTTAAATTTTGCTGCAGCGGATGAAATCGTCGTTATTAACCCATCAAATCCCTAG
- the pdhA gene encoding pyruvate dehydrogenase (acetyl-transferring) E1 component subunit alpha: MLLIRRFEEKAAQLYGMGLIGGFCHLYIGQEAVVVGMQSVLNASDTIITSYRDHGHMLACGMDPAGVMAELTGRSGGYSKGKGGSMHMFSREKNFFGGHGIVGAQVPLGTGLAFAHQYLKDGNVCITYLGDGAVNQGQVYESFNMAALWKLPVIYVIENNKYGMGTSVTRASASPEQLYLRGQAYGIPGQQVDGMDIFAVRQAANAAVDRARKGDGPTIIEMRTYRYRGHSMSDPAKYRTKEEVNKMKDEFDPIDKLLAKMKQEFSFSEQQVEQIEAEIKQVVLKAAEFAQASPEPDAKELYTDILIDK; this comes from the coding sequence ATGCTACTTATCCGCCGTTTTGAAGAAAAAGCTGCCCAATTATATGGAATGGGATTAATTGGCGGTTTTTGCCATCTATATATCGGCCAGGAAGCGGTAGTTGTAGGCATGCAATCCGTGCTTAATGCGTCTGATACGATTATCACCAGTTATCGTGACCATGGGCATATGTTGGCGTGCGGGATGGATCCTGCAGGTGTGATGGCCGAACTAACTGGAAGAAGTGGTGGTTATTCTAAGGGTAAGGGCGGATCTATGCACATGTTTAGCAGGGAGAAGAATTTTTTTGGTGGGCATGGAATTGTCGGGGCACAGGTGCCACTAGGCACAGGTTTGGCATTTGCGCATCAATATTTGAAAGATGGCAATGTTTGTATCACTTATTTAGGCGATGGGGCAGTCAATCAAGGGCAGGTATATGAAAGTTTTAACATGGCTGCTTTATGGAAATTACCGGTTATCTACGTTATAGAAAATAATAAGTATGGCATGGGAACAAGTGTTACCAGGGCTTCTGCTTCTCCCGAACAATTATATTTGCGCGGCCAAGCTTATGGCATTCCGGGCCAACAGGTGGATGGAATGGATATATTTGCCGTTCGGCAAGCCGCCAATGCTGCGGTCGACAGGGCAAGAAAAGGTGATGGCCCAACTATTATTGAAATGCGAACATATCGATATCGCGGTCATTCTATGTCCGATCCGGCAAAATATCGGACAAAAGAAGAGGTTAATAAAATGAAGGATGAATTTGATCCTATCGACAAACTTTTAGCTAAAATGAAACAAGAATTTTCTTTCTCTGAACAACAAGTTGAACAAATAGAGGCTGAAATTAAGCAAGTTGTTTTGAAGGCTGCAGAATTTGCGCAAGCCAGTCCAGAGCCCGATGCGAAAGAGCTTTATACCGATATCTTAATTGATAAATAG
- a CDS encoding RNA degradosome polyphosphate kinase: MSTYQFSKNNGLNKSPERFINRELSWLAFNERVLDEAWNEEHPLLERVNFLSISANNLDEFYMVRVAGLKGQIAAGVGLSHDGRTPIQQLEAIQLKADKLIKCQQECWKILCNELKKKEISILHIQEVPDEDKKWLNNYFMDQIFPVLTPMAIDPAHPFPFILNRGFSAVLQLLRRSDNREMKALLPLPSQLPRFIPLTGKSVRFITLESLVSLYFDKLFPGFEVINTGYFRIIRDSEIEISEKAEDLVRLFETALKRRRRGNVIRLKINAAMPADLLKFVSQALHVPAENIMVEEGILGLANISSLIHLDRPDLRWHPLISRYPERVREMGGDCFAAIRQKDMIIHHPYESFDVVVHFIRQAASDPAVISIKQTLYRTSHDSPIVKALIEAAEAGKSVTALVELKARFDEEANIRWARDLERAGVQVIFGFLDLKTHAKLSMVIRKENGLLRSYVHFGTGNYNPDTARTFTDLSFFTCDPALCRDAAKLFNYITGYGHPEKMEKLIIAPFFLRDKLLNLIEDEISHVKNGRPGQIWLKVNAIIDPPLIDALYRASQEGVKIELVVRGICGLRPGIPGFSDNISVKSVIGRFLEHGRIACFGAGYGLPSKQAKVFISSADWMTRNMERRIEAFIPIENPTVHEQVLDQIMIATLKDNTQSWLLKSDGQYVREESADDKFNAHSFFMKNPSLSGRGTAIKNSSRPPELWRERK; the protein is encoded by the coding sequence ATGTCAACATATCAATTTAGCAAAAATAATGGTTTAAATAAATCACCGGAAAGGTTTATTAACCGGGAACTTTCTTGGTTGGCCTTTAATGAGAGAGTGTTAGATGAAGCTTGGAACGAAGAACATCCACTGCTCGAAAGGGTTAATTTTTTATCTATTTCTGCTAATAACTTAGATGAGTTTTATATGGTTCGGGTCGCGGGTTTGAAAGGTCAGATAGCAGCAGGGGTAGGGTTAAGTCATGATGGCCGGACTCCCATTCAACAATTAGAAGCCATCCAGCTAAAAGCGGATAAATTGATCAAATGTCAGCAGGAATGTTGGAAAATACTATGTAATGAATTGAAAAAGAAAGAAATTTCAATTTTACATATTCAAGAAGTTCCAGATGAAGATAAAAAGTGGCTGAATAATTATTTTATGGATCAGATATTTCCTGTCCTTACACCAATGGCTATTGACCCCGCGCATCCCTTTCCTTTTATCCTAAATCGTGGTTTTTCGGCTGTTTTACAATTATTGAGAAGATCTGATAACCGAGAAATGAAAGCCCTTTTACCGCTACCTTCCCAACTGCCTCGATTTATCCCATTAACCGGAAAATCCGTCCGTTTCATTACGTTGGAAAGTTTAGTTAGCTTATATTTTGATAAGTTATTTCCTGGTTTTGAGGTGATTAATACCGGGTATTTCCGAATTATTAGAGATAGTGAAATTGAAATCTCGGAAAAAGCAGAAGACCTTGTCCGGTTATTTGAAACAGCACTTAAAAGGCGAAGACGGGGGAATGTTATCCGCTTAAAAATTAATGCGGCAATGCCAGCCGATTTATTAAAGTTTGTTTCACAAGCCTTACATGTGCCCGCCGAAAATATAATGGTGGAGGAGGGAATACTTGGCCTTGCAAATATTTCAAGTCTCATACACTTAGATCGGCCTGATTTGCGTTGGCATCCCTTAATTTCCCGGTATCCTGAAAGAGTCCGAGAAATGGGTGGTGATTGTTTTGCAGCTATCCGCCAGAAAGATATGATTATCCACCATCCTTATGAAAGTTTTGATGTAGTTGTTCATTTTATTAGGCAGGCTGCCAGTGATCCGGCGGTCATCTCCATTAAGCAAACGCTTTATAGAACGAGCCATGACTCGCCGATTGTCAAGGCTTTAATTGAAGCAGCAGAAGCAGGGAAATCTGTCACCGCCCTAGTTGAATTGAAAGCCAGGTTTGATGAAGAAGCCAATATTCGCTGGGCAAGAGATTTAGAGCGGGCAGGGGTACAGGTGATTTTTGGTTTCTTGGATTTAAAAACACATGCGAAACTTAGCATGGTCATCCGGAAAGAGAATGGCTTGCTACGTAGTTATGTACATTTTGGCACTGGAAACTATAACCCTGATACGGCTAGAACTTTTACAGATCTTTCTTTTTTTACGTGCGACCCCGCTTTATGTCGGGATGCTGCCAAACTTTTTAATTATATTACAGGATATGGCCATCCTGAAAAAATGGAAAAATTAATAATTGCACCCTTCTTCTTAAGGGATAAGTTATTAAACCTTATTGAAGACGAAATTAGCCATGTAAAAAATGGTCGGCCAGGACAAATATGGTTGAAAGTTAATGCAATTATTGACCCACCATTAATAGATGCGTTGTACCGGGCTTCTCAAGAGGGGGTAAAGATTGAATTGGTTGTCCGTGGTATTTGCGGCTTAAGGCCAGGAATACCGGGGTTTTCTGATAATATTTCGGTTAAAAGTGTTATTGGCAGATTTTTAGAGCATGGCAGAATTGCTTGTTTTGGTGCCGGGTATGGCTTGCCTTCTAAACAGGCCAAGGTTTTTATCTCATCAGCCGATTGGATGACAAGAAACATGGAACGGCGTATTGAAGCTTTCATTCCGATTGAAAATCCTACCGTTCATGAACAAGTACTAGATCAAATTATGATTGCCACCTTAAAAGATAATACTCAAAGCTGGCTTTTAAAATCCGATGGTCAATATGTTCGTGAAGAATCAGCAGATGATAAATTTAATGCCCATTCATTTTTTATGAAAAACCCTAGCCTTTCAGGACGGGGAACTGCCATTAAAAACTCCTCCCGCCCACCTGAATTATGGCGAGAACGAAAATAA
- the lipA gene encoding lipoyl synthase, whose product MANELTKIRHPEKIGLADHLSPRKPDWLRVKAPTSPEYHETRQLMRGLKLNTVCEEAACPNIGECWKKKHATFMILGSVCTRACAFCNVATGKPDLLDPHEPEKIAEAISKLTLSHVVITSVDRDDLEDGGAKHFAEVIRAIRKTSPQTTIEVLTPDFLRKEKAIEIVVKAKPDVYNHNLETVPRLYTTIRPGARYFHSLQLLSQVKKLDPTIFTKSGLMVGLGEERQEMLQVMDDLRVANVDFLTIGQYMQPTLKHAAVAKFVTPEEFKSYEEAAYGKGFLLVSSSPLTRSSYHADKDFLKLRTARLEKIASKMSDLQTVS is encoded by the coding sequence ATGGCCAATGAGCTAACAAAAATACGCCACCCGGAAAAAATAGGGCTTGCCGATCATCTTTCGCCTCGGAAGCCAGATTGGTTGAGGGTCAAGGCACCCACGTCACCGGAATATCATGAAACACGCCAGTTAATGCGTGGACTTAAGTTAAATACAGTTTGTGAGGAGGCCGCTTGCCCTAATATTGGGGAATGTTGGAAAAAAAAGCATGCAACTTTTATGATCCTAGGCAGTGTGTGTACAAGGGCTTGCGCTTTTTGCAATGTTGCCACCGGCAAGCCTGACTTATTGGATCCGCATGAGCCAGAAAAAATAGCGGAAGCCATCTCGAAATTGACATTAAGCCATGTGGTCATCACATCGGTTGACCGGGATGATCTTGAAGATGGCGGTGCCAAACATTTTGCTGAAGTGATCAGAGCAATTCGAAAAACGTCCCCACAAACAACCATTGAAGTTCTAACACCTGATTTTCTTCGAAAAGAAAAGGCCATAGAAATTGTCGTAAAAGCAAAACCTGATGTATATAATCATAATTTGGAAACTGTGCCAAGGCTTTACACAACAATTAGACCGGGTGCACGCTATTTTCATTCCCTACAACTCTTATCGCAGGTCAAAAAGCTTGACCCCACCATTTTTACGAAATCGGGGTTGATGGTAGGATTAGGGGAAGAACGACAAGAAATGCTGCAAGTGATGGATGATTTGCGGGTGGCGAATGTCGATTTTTTAACTATTGGCCAATATATGCAGCCGACTTTAAAACATGCAGCTGTTGCTAAATTTGTAACCCCAGAGGAATTTAAGTCTTATGAGGAAGCCGCTTACGGAAAAGGGTTTTTATTGGTTTCATCTTCACCATTGACACGCTCATCTTATCATGCGGATAAAGATTTTTTGAAATTGCGTACAGCAAGGTTGGAAAAGATTGCATCTAAAATGTCCGATTTACAAACTGTTTCTTAG
- a CDS encoding pyruvate dehydrogenase complex dihydrolipoamide acetyltransferase, whose amino-acid sequence MPTPVLMPALSPTMTEGNLVKWNKKEGDRVKPGEVIAEIETDKATMEVESADSGVLGKILVPAGTNAVKVNTPIAILLAEGEKLENLPSAAAAASRVSPPQSLVTASSQSENTSKSDPVLKQQQVITKSNTASSSSISSPSEKVTASPLAKKMAEISGLDLNNIQGTGPNGRIVKIDIEKNLNKTPAVNNLLSPVSQASIYSPSSNAFVKEWFPTYKELPLSNMRKTIAKRLVESKREAPHFYLTIECELDSLIKLRQDLNNRLDKDKLSLNDFIIKAAAIALKLVPAANVAWAESYLRSYDHVDISVAIAIPGALIFPIIRRADQKPLLSISKEMKDLAQRAKDNKLKPEEYQGGTFSISNLGMYGIKNFAAVVNPPQAAILAIGAGEQRAVVKEGAIAIANMMTCTLSLDHRAVDGVIGSELLNAFKKTIQDPLSILL is encoded by the coding sequence ATGCCAACTCCTGTTTTAATGCCAGCTTTATCACCAACCATGACAGAAGGAAATCTGGTAAAGTGGAATAAAAAAGAGGGCGATCGAGTTAAGCCCGGGGAAGTTATTGCAGAAATTGAAACAGATAAAGCAACAATGGAAGTGGAATCGGCAGACTCTGGGGTATTAGGCAAAATCCTTGTACCTGCTGGTACCAATGCCGTTAAGGTAAATACCCCAATCGCTATCTTATTAGCTGAAGGTGAAAAATTAGAAAACTTACCTAGTGCGGCAGCTGCCGCTTCTAGGGTGTCACCGCCCCAATCTTTAGTCACTGCATCATCACAATCGGAAAATACGAGTAAGTCAGATCCTGTTTTGAAGCAACAACAAGTCATTACAAAATCTAATACTGCTTCTTCCTCGTCAATATCCTCACCCTCGGAAAAAGTTACAGCCAGCCCACTTGCCAAGAAAATGGCAGAAATATCTGGTTTGGATTTAAATAATATACAAGGAACGGGTCCTAACGGTCGTATTGTTAAAATTGATATCGAAAAGAACCTAAATAAAACACCGGCTGTCAATAATTTGTTATCTCCTGTGTCCCAAGCATCTATATATTCTCCGTCCTCCAATGCTTTTGTTAAAGAATGGTTCCCCACTTATAAAGAACTGCCTTTAAGCAATATGCGTAAAACTATTGCCAAAAGGCTCGTTGAGTCAAAAAGGGAAGCGCCACATTTCTATTTAACCATAGAGTGTGAATTAGATAGCCTGATTAAGCTTCGGCAAGATTTAAATAATAGGTTGGATAAAGATAAATTATCCCTTAATGATTTTATTATCAAAGCTGCCGCTATCGCCTTAAAGCTTGTTCCGGCTGCCAATGTTGCTTGGGCTGAAAGTTACCTTCGTTCCTACGACCATGTCGATATCTCGGTGGCAATTGCAATACCGGGCGCGTTGATCTTTCCTATTATCAGGCGAGCTGATCAAAAACCCCTTTTATCTATTTCAAAAGAAATGAAAGATCTGGCTCAGCGCGCGAAAGATAACAAATTAAAACCAGAAGAATATCAGGGCGGAACTTTTTCTATTTCAAATTTAGGGATGTATGGGATTAAAAACTTTGCTGCTGTTGTAAATCCCCCACAAGCTGCCATTCTTGCAATTGGTGCGGGTGAGCAACGAGCAGTTGTCAAAGAGGGGGCAATTGCCATTGCCAATATGATGACTTGTACTCTTTCATTAGACCACCGCGCGGTTGATGGAGTGATTGGCTCAGAACTGCTGAATGCCTTCAAAAAGACTATCCAAGATCCATTATCAATCCTCCTTTAA
- a CDS encoding response regulator transcription factor — translation MRVLIVEDDTSTAKSIKLILEAEKFVVDTTDTGEDGLDLGKLYDYDIIILDLKLPDMDGYEVLKKLRSAKIKTPVLILSGETQLDNKIKGLGFGADDYLTKPFNAKELIARIQAIVRRSQGHSHSVIKVGKMTVDLQERKVEIAGKKISLTNKEYSLLELLSIRRGNTITKEVILNHLYNGMDEPEGKIVDVFVCKLRKKLSKASGEEYIDTVWGRGYSLKEPLLATAAKN, via the coding sequence ATGCGCGTATTGATTGTTGAAGATGATACTTCAACTGCTAAAAGTATCAAATTAATACTTGAAGCTGAAAAGTTCGTTGTTGATACCACTGATACTGGGGAAGATGGCTTGGATCTTGGAAAATTGTATGATTATGATATTATTATCCTGGACTTGAAACTGCCCGACATGGATGGGTATGAAGTGCTTAAAAAATTAAGAAGCGCCAAAATAAAAACGCCGGTGTTAATTTTATCTGGAGAAACCCAATTAGATAATAAAATTAAAGGGCTAGGGTTCGGCGCTGATGATTATTTAACGAAGCCTTTTAACGCAAAAGAATTGATTGCACGTATTCAAGCAATTGTTAGGCGCTCACAGGGGCATTCGCATTCCGTCATCAAAGTTGGGAAGATGACCGTTGACTTGCAAGAAAGAAAGGTAGAAATCGCTGGCAAGAAAATTTCTTTAACAAATAAGGAATACAGCCTTTTGGAATTGCTATCGATTAGAAGGGGAAACACTATCACCAAAGAAGTAATATTAAATCACCTGTATAATGGGATGGATGAACCAGAGGGCAAAATAGTTGACGTGTTTGTTTGCAAACTTCGGAAAAAACTGAGCAAAGCAAGTGGCGAAGAATATATCGATACTGTATGGGGCAGGGGATATTCTTTAAAGGAACCGCTTTTAGCAACAGCCGCAAAAAATTAA
- the lpdA gene encoding dihydrolipoyl dehydrogenase has product MTNSQMFDLAIIGGGPGGYVAAIRAAQLGLKVALIEKEHLGGICLNWGCIPTKALLRSAEVYQSILHAKDYGLTVKEVAFDLKSLVDRSRKIAAQLSSGVKHLLKKNNVAVFDGRGKITAAGKISVVSATTTTNIEASHIIIATGARAKTLPHLQPDGKLVWTYKEAMIPTALPKSLMVIGSGAIGIEFASFYNALGCQVSVIEMQNKILPVEDDEISAAAQKIFEKKGIKFYTNSTVTKIDKTGNAVSATVKTSQNEIKLTADRIIVAIGITANTEDLGLEQLSVELTKGHIKTDEWGKTNVKGIYAIGDVAGAPWLAHKASHEGVVCVEKIAGLKSAHPINLSNIPACTYSMPQIASVGLTEQALKAAGRAIKVGKFPFIGNGKAIALGEVDGFIKTIFDAQTGELLGAHMIGAEVTELIQGYTIAKTLETTEQELISTIFAHPTLSEMMHESVLNAYNQTIHF; this is encoded by the coding sequence ATGACAAATTCACAGATGTTTGATTTAGCAATTATCGGAGGCGGGCCTGGTGGGTATGTTGCAGCCATTCGCGCCGCTCAATTAGGGTTGAAGGTGGCATTAATAGAAAAAGAACATTTAGGCGGCATTTGCCTAAATTGGGGTTGTATTCCCACCAAAGCATTGCTTCGTAGTGCGGAGGTTTATCAATCCATACTACATGCGAAAGATTATGGGTTAACGGTAAAAGAAGTTGCGTTTGATTTGAAATCGTTGGTGGACAGAAGTCGCAAAATTGCTGCTCAACTTTCAAGCGGTGTTAAACACTTATTAAAGAAGAATAACGTCGCAGTTTTTGATGGAAGAGGGAAGATAACTGCGGCAGGAAAAATATCTGTGGTTTCCGCAACGACTACAACTAACATCGAAGCCTCCCATATCATCATTGCTACGGGAGCGCGTGCAAAAACGTTGCCCCACTTGCAACCCGACGGCAAATTGGTTTGGACTTATAAAGAAGCTATGATCCCAACCGCATTGCCTAAATCATTAATGGTTATCGGTAGCGGTGCCATCGGGATTGAATTTGCCAGTTTTTACAATGCTTTGGGTTGCCAAGTCAGCGTTATTGAAATGCAAAATAAAATTTTACCGGTGGAAGATGATGAAATTTCAGCCGCGGCACAAAAGATATTTGAAAAGAAGGGTATCAAATTTTATACCAATAGTACTGTTACCAAAATAGATAAAACTGGTAATGCTGTTTCTGCAACAGTAAAGACTTCCCAAAATGAAATAAAATTAACTGCTGATAGAATTATTGTGGCCATAGGCATTACGGCCAATACAGAAGATTTGGGTTTGGAACAATTATCGGTTGAATTAACCAAAGGCCACATTAAAACAGATGAATGGGGCAAAACCAATGTAAAGGGAATTTATGCTATCGGCGATGTAGCAGGAGCGCCTTGGTTGGCGCATAAAGCAAGTCATGAAGGTGTGGTTTGCGTAGAAAAGATCGCTGGCCTTAAATCTGCACATCCTATCAACTTATCTAATATTCCTGCTTGTACATATTCAATGCCACAAATTGCCAGTGTCGGGCTAACCGAGCAGGCACTAAAAGCAGCTGGCCGAGCAATCAAGGTAGGCAAATTTCCCTTTATAGGCAATGGAAAAGCCATTGCATTGGGTGAAGTTGATGGTTTTATTAAAACAATTTTTGACGCCCAAACAGGGGAATTATTGGGTGCCCATATGATTGGGGCCGAGGTGACAGAACTGATCCAAGGATATACCATTGCCAAAACTTTAGAAACAACTGAGCAGGAATTGATTAGTACCATTTTTGCCCATCCGACATTGTCTGAAATGATGCATGAATCTGTATTAAATGCTTATAATCAAACAATCCATTTTTAA